The genomic window CACTGAAAAACATTAAAATCATGCCCAAGAAATGGGTCGTAGATTGTAGAAAGGTTGGCTATGGTCTGCCTGCTTTAAAGTATCTTTCAAGATACCTTTATCGCGGTGTGTTAGCGGATAAAGATATTATTCATCATGATAAAGACAATGTGACGTTTCGCTATATAGATAGCACCACTAAAAAAACAGACACTCACACATTGCCCACATTGAAGTTCCTATTACTTATCTTACGCCATGTATTACCTAAGGGATTACAGCGCGTGAGAGATTATGGGTTGTTATCCTCTGGCGCACGAAAGCTACGGCTATTGATACAGCTGTTACTTACCGAATTCACTCATGTTTTACCGCCGAGCATTACGCCAATAAAGCCCAAAGCAACACGGGTTTGTCCGTGCTGTAAGCATCATATGTTATGTACGGGCGTCATTAGGGCTGGCTAATAAAATAAGAAAATAAGGATAATGGTTTTCGATGTAGAACAAGAGGAACGATTAAAATCTATGAATAAGTAGCCAAATTAACGAAAAAAAACACTCGTTTTTTATTCTTTGGTTCAGTGCGCCTGGTATTTACATACCAGGCTAACCCACCTTGAAAATCAATCACGCTATTTACTATATAAAGCAGGCTCCGGGCTTGTCCAACACCCGAATAAGGTGTCGGCTGCGCGACACCTATTCTTATTTGTTATGTGCAATTACTGCCAAAACCCCAATTCCCAGCCTGATAAAAAAAACTGAAAAATCAATAAAACTGCTGTGAATAAAGCCAATTTCTTACGTGTTTTATAGCGTGTTATAAAATACCCAAGTAGTAATAAGTCGTAAAGAACTATAACAATTAATAACAGTAAGGATATCCAACTTCCTAATGATAAGTGTGTTCCATGAATATCAAAAATATAGTCAAAAGGGACAATAAATAACTTGGGTTCTATACCAATCAAAATACCAAAGATTGGAAGAATGAAAAATTTGATATATCTACTCAAAGTCTGAAACCCATTTGCACATAGACACAATGACTCCCCACAAGGTGCTAGCCTCTAAATGTGGGTTAGTTTTACAAACCAGAGCCATAATATATGTGTCAACATTATCAAACAGAGGCTAGCATGATAAAACATAACATACTTTTCATTGGCTTAGATACCCATAAAACATTTACTGAAGTCGCTTATATTGAAGACCAACGTGGCGCTAAATCAACTCATCTAGGTAAAATACTCAGTAATAAAGCCGCCTTTAAAAAACTTGCACGACAATTACAATCAAAATATCCAGATGCCACACTTCATTTTGTTTACGAAGCAGGTCCTTGTGGCTATTGGATTTACCGCTTTCTCACCAGCCTTAATCATTGTTGCTATGTCATCGCACCTTCTCTTATCCCTAAAAAACCAGGAGATAAAATCAAAACCGATAAACGTGATGCGCTCAAACTTGCAAAGCTGCTCAAGTCTGAAGACTTAACATCTATCTATGTCCCTGAGCCCGAAGATGAAGCCGTACGGGACTTATCTCGGGCACGAGAAACAGGCATGAAAGACTTAAAGGATGCTAAATATCAACTTAAAGCATTGTTATTACGTAACAACATTAACAGCAAAATAAAAGATAACTGGTCATTACAACATTTGCGTTGGCTCGCTGAATTAGTATTACCTCATCCTTGTCAGCAAATTGTTTTGCAAGAAGCGGTTTTAACCATTAATGAACGACTAAAACGCTTAAAAAGGCTGGATAATGAATTAACACATCAAGTGAAAAACTGGCGGTTTTATCCTGTAGTTAAAGCGATACAGGCGCTCCGTGGTGTGAGGTTATTAGTCGCCACAGGAGTGATTGCCGAACTAGGTGACTTATCACGGTTCGACCATCCTAGAAAATTAATGAGTTACCTTGGTCTTGTACCAAGCGAACATTCAAGTGGCGATAAACGCCATTTAGGTGCTATTACCAAATGCGGTAACAGCCGTGCAAGACGACTACTGGTCGAAGGTGCACATTCGTATAAACACA from Colwellia sp. PAMC 20917 includes these protein-coding regions:
- a CDS encoding IS110 family transposase, translated to MIKHNILFIGLDTHKTFTEVAYIEDQRGAKSTHLGKILSNKAAFKKLARQLQSKYPDATLHFVYEAGPCGYWIYRFLTSLNHCCYVIAPSLIPKKPGDKIKTDKRDALKLAKLLKSEDLTSIYVPEPEDEAVRDLSRARETGMKDLKDAKYQLKALLLRNNINSKIKDNWSLQHLRWLAELVLPHPCQQIVLQEAVLTINERLKRLKRLDNELTHQVKNWRFYPVVKAIQALRGVRLLVATGVIAELGDLSRFDHPRKLMSYLGLVPSEHSSGDKRHLGAITKCGNSRARRLLVEGAHSYKHNANISKEMQLRQEGLSKEIIDMAWQAQLRLCRRYQRLMHKGKHRNVVVTAIAREMIAYIWAISREVVLPKIDVKLRISRVPA